The candidate division WOR-3 bacterium sequence TTTATAATATTCCACCCTGGCGTACGCCCTGTAATATCCGATTCTGACAAAACCTCATCATCAAGTTTTATTATTCCGTTATGGCAGATAAACCAGATATCATCACGTTTGGCAAGTTCATAGATTACCTGCTTCGTTGTTTTCAGATGGAAGCCGTTAAAAATCCAGAATTGCTTAAGGACTTCTGCCTTTTCTACGGGCAATTTTTTAAGATAATCGATAATCTCCTTCTGGGAATTTCTGGCAACCTGCTCAAAGATTTTACATTTTTCCTGAGGGTTCAAGTTTTCAATCTCAGCATACGGGTATTCAGTATTCATATGCACAATGACAAAGATTTTTTCAACGGGTGAAGTGCGGTCAAGTATTTCTAAAAGTTCCGGGGTCAACTTACCTGGAACCTGTGGTAGTAGCGTAAAGACTAATAATACACTCTCTACCATCATACCTCCTTCTATTATAAGGATAAATGTCTCAGGCTTTATCCATCTTTTCTAATATCTTTTCTACGCGTTCAAACTTTATAGGCAATCCATTATCATAATATTTTAATAATTCTTTGTGGTACTTCTTTAGAATACAGAAACCACATGGCTTACTGAAATATTTCTTGAGTCTTATCTTCACAGTCTCAGGTTCTCTTAAGAGATTCCCCAATGATACAGGGAGAAAATTGCAGGGCCAGAGATCGCCACTCGTATCAACATAGATATGCTGGGTGCCAGCACCACAGCCAAATTTTTCTGTGTCTTCAATAAATGGAGATGTGATAACCTTTACACCATCTTTCTCTCTTGCTGATTGAATATGTAATGATTTTAATCGTTCTATCTCCTCGCTGTTCACATAGATATCTTTTTCTTTACTAAACAATCTTCCAGTGCAGAGCGGTTCAAGCAGGAATAATTCATCAACATCTAAATTTTTTACAAAGTCTATGAATCTTTCTGTCTCTCCATCCCTTAACAATTCGCTTGTTGCTACGGTCTGGACGACTGTATACAATCCAGCACTCTTGGCATTCTTTATGGCATCAAGGGCAATGTCAAACGCCCCCTCTCTGCCTCTTGATTGATCATTAATTTTTCGGTCGTAGTGGTCGAGGCTGATGGACACGGAAAACAAACCACTGTCTTTTAGTCTCCTTGCCCTTTCTAAATTTAACCCATAGCCTGAGGTCAAAATTATAAAAGACAGCTCTTTTGAATATTTGGAAATCAAATTATCTATGTCATCCCTTAAAAGTGGCTCACCACCGGTGAAGACAATGGTGCTTGCACCCCAGTATTTAAACAACATAATAATTTTGTCTAATTCCTCTAAACTCATTTCATTATCCGCCGTATGCTCCGCACTACAATACCAGCAATTAAATGGACACTTACGATTGACCGCAATGAATGCCTGGCCAAAGAGTGTTTTGCTATTTCCTAAAATAAACTTATTGGAATAATGTCTTAAATGGCGTTTAAAACTTTCTGATGGAATCGGGGGAATGAGAAAGAAAAGGACTGCCTTGTCTCCAAATTGATTAATCTTTTCGTTCTTCAAGGCAGTGCTGAATAGTTTTAAACAGGAAAGAATTGCATTTATTCCGCCTTTTTTAAAAAGATAAAAAAATTCTTGAGAAAAATTAACCCCACCTTTATAAAATAATGTACTCTTACTCATCGCTTTCATAATCTTTTGAAATTTTAATCTCCCATTTTATAATTATTCTGTTCTCTCACAAGTATTTCGAGCAATTATTCAGGTTTGCTTTTATTCTTCTGCAAGGGTGAAGCCTTGTCCTACGGCCTTGTGGAGAAAATTTACATCTATCCCTAATTTTCTCCAGGATAAATATTTTAGTCCACCTAAAGCCAAAAATTGCAATCAATAAACTGCGAATTTGGAAAGGGGGGCAGGGTTTTTTTCCTGCCCCCGTATTCCTCATTTCAGCATTATTACTTTCTGAACCGTGTTCGTTTGGTCGGTTTCAAATCTCACAAAGTATACGCCAGCAC is a genomic window containing:
- a CDS encoding radical SAM protein yields the protein MKAMSKSTLFYKGGVNFSQEFFYLFKKGGINAILSCLKLFSTALKNEKINQFGDKAVLFFLIPPIPSESFKRHLRHYSNKFILGNSKTLFGQAFIAVNRKCPFNCWYCSAEHTADNEMSLEELDKIIMLFKYWGASTIVFTGGEPLLRDDIDNLISKYSKELSFIILTSGYGLNLERARRLKDSGLFSVSISLDHYDRKINDQSRGREGAFDIALDAIKNAKSAGLYTVVQTVATSELLRDGETERFIDFVKNLDVDELFLLEPLCTGRLFSKEKDIYVNSEEIERLKSLHIQSAREKDGVKVITSPFIEDTEKFGCGAGTQHIYVDTSGDLWPCNFLPVSLGNLLREPETVKIRLKKYFSKPCGFCILKKYHKELLKYYDNGLPIKFERVEKILEKMDKA